A DNA window from Niabella yanshanensis contains the following coding sequences:
- a CDS encoding cellulase family glycosylhydrolase — protein MMYQLILIFAILFYSSFSAFSQKRSARSNPVYVDQKGIMRYSKGNGEVALFGVNYSLPFAYGYKSVQALGLDPKVEIYKDVYHMARLGVKAFRIHMFDTEISDSAGNLLKNIHLDLFDYLLAELKKRDIKIVITPIAYWGNGYPAPDDRTPGFSRKWGKRMANVNDSAVQAQKNFVKQLFSHVNPYTKTTFQSDPDIIAAEINNEPNHGPRAGILPYINGMVDAIRSTGFTKPLFYNISQNLSAATPIASSNVEGVTFQWYPTGLVANREIKGNFIPHVSRYTIPFDTIPEYRNKARLIYEFDPADVLQSNMLPAMARSFRSAGFQWATQFAWDPIATASNNTEYQTHYLSLAYYPGKAVSLLIASRVFQKTPRLYQSPGYPADSTFDVFRVSYRNNLSEMNSVDEFYYTNNTGTQPVSPSQLKHVAGVGSSPLVTYDGSGAYFLDKLEDGAWRLEVMPDAIHINDPYGRASPKREVTRIEWHARGMEIRLPNLGNEFSLQPLNKDNIVKPPVCGGRFTIEPGTYLLLRAGKKMSGIDGAARMGQLLLNEFVAPPKTESQPAIAFTPPANAVAGKPLRLSLRAAGLNADDMLSLQLQGVGRFGGAPLLFRRLAGNNYEVNIPAENMNPGILSYRIVLKKGEQYYTYPGAITGNPRAWDYVAGSSYELSIRSSDLPWELFNAATNRKVLTYNSSRVPMESKLIPAERPGSFAYRMAVPEMAPGQTIGFEAFAGNEIELLDAGAANKNTIVVRGRSGGMKPLAAKVLLITKDAIPFSATINFPLSAQDIEIPVSALQQDSMLLLPKSNPGILPLWFSPAGRHSFLMSDVERVQIIVGGRDQAADKTPLSLEIESIWIKQ, from the coding sequence ATGATGTATCAATTGATTCTGATATTTGCCATATTATTCTATTCATCCTTTTCTGCCTTTTCTCAAAAAAGATCAGCACGCAGCAACCCGGTGTACGTCGATCAGAAAGGTATTATGAGATATAGTAAAGGGAATGGCGAGGTTGCGCTCTTTGGCGTTAATTATTCCTTACCGTTTGCATACGGCTACAAGTCTGTTCAGGCACTCGGACTTGACCCCAAGGTGGAAATTTATAAGGATGTATATCACATGGCAAGATTGGGTGTAAAGGCGTTCCGGATACATATGTTTGATACAGAAATATCAGACTCGGCAGGCAATTTACTTAAAAATATACACCTCGACCTGTTTGATTACTTGCTGGCCGAACTGAAGAAAAGAGATATAAAAATAGTGATCACCCCGATTGCTTACTGGGGAAACGGGTACCCCGCTCCCGATGACAGAACACCGGGTTTTTCCCGGAAATGGGGTAAAAGGATGGCTAATGTGAATGACAGCGCTGTACAGGCACAAAAGAATTTTGTGAAGCAATTATTCAGCCATGTTAATCCTTACACAAAAACTACTTTTCAAAGCGATCCTGATATCATTGCGGCCGAGATCAATAATGAGCCCAATCATGGCCCGAGGGCTGGTATTTTGCCTTATATCAACGGTATGGTGGATGCCATCAGGAGTACCGGCTTTACCAAGCCCCTGTTCTATAATATCAGCCAGAACCTTTCGGCTGCTACTCCCATCGCATCTTCCAATGTAGAGGGTGTTACTTTTCAATGGTATCCTACAGGCCTGGTAGCGAACAGGGAGATCAAAGGAAATTTCATTCCCCATGTGAGCCGTTATACCATCCCATTCGATACGATTCCCGAGTACCGCAATAAAGCGCGTCTTATTTATGAATTTGATCCCGCCGATGTGCTGCAATCTAACATGTTGCCGGCCATGGCGCGGAGTTTCCGCAGTGCAGGCTTCCAATGGGCTACCCAGTTTGCATGGGACCCTATAGCTACTGCAAGCAACAATACCGAATATCAGACACATTACCTGAGTCTTGCGTATTACCCCGGAAAAGCAGTCAGCCTGTTAATTGCTTCAAGGGTTTTCCAGAAGACGCCCCGGCTGTACCAGTCTCCGGGTTACCCTGCAGACAGTACTTTCGACGTTTTTAGAGTGAGTTACCGGAATAACCTGAGCGAAATGAATAGTGTAGACGAATTTTATTACACAAACAATACCGGAACCCAACCCGTTTCCCCATCACAATTGAAGCATGTGGCAGGTGTTGGAAGCTCTCCTTTGGTTACCTACGATGGTAGCGGAGCCTATTTTCTCGACAAGCTGGAAGACGGCGCCTGGCGCCTGGAGGTAATGCCCGACGCCATCCATATTAACGATCCCTATGGCCGTGCATCCCCTAAAAGAGAGGTGACCCGTATTGAATGGCATGCCCGTGGGATGGAGATCCGGCTCCCCAATCTCGGCAATGAATTTTCCCTTCAGCCTTTAAACAAAGATAATATTGTAAAACCGCCTGTATGTGGTGGGCGCTTCACCATAGAACCAGGTACTTACCTCCTCTTGCGCGCAGGAAAAAAAATGTCAGGAATAGATGGAGCCGCCAGAATGGGGCAGCTGCTGCTCAACGAGTTTGTAGCTCCACCGAAAACCGAATCCCAACCGGCAATTGCTTTTACGCCGCCGGCAAACGCGGTAGCCGGTAAGCCACTCAGGCTCTCTTTACGGGCTGCAGGCCTGAACGCCGATGATATGCTTTCTTTACAACTGCAGGGGGTGGGGCGTTTTGGCGGCGCGCCGTTGCTATTCCGGCGCTTGGCGGGAAATAACTATGAAGTGAATATTCCTGCCGAGAACATGAATCCTGGTATTTTGAGTTACCGTATCGTGCTGAAAAAGGGAGAGCAATACTATACTTATCCCGGTGCAATAACCGGAAATCCGCGTGCCTGGGATTATGTCGCCGGCTCCTCTTATGAGTTAAGTATCCGATCTTCGGATTTGCCCTGGGAGCTTTTCAATGCGGCCACCAACAGGAAGGTATTAACCTATAATTCATCGAGAGTACCCATGGAGTCTAAACTGATTCCCGCTGAACGTCCGGGAAGTTTTGCTTACCGGATGGCAGTTCCCGAAATGGCCCCGGGTCAGACCATCGGCTTCGAAGCTTTTGCAGGCAATGAGATCGAATTGCTGGATGCCGGTGCGGCTAATAAAAATACAATTGTAGTACGGGGCCGGAGCGGCGGGATGAAACCCCTGGCCGCGAAAGTGCTGCTGATTACAAAAGATGCCATTCCTTTTTCGGCTACTATCAATTTTCCACTATCGGCGCAGGATATTGAAATACCCGTATCCGCATTGCAGCAGGATTCTATGTTGTTGTTACCTAAATCGAACCCGGGCATACTGCCTTTATGGTTTTCACCGGCAGGCCGCCATTCCTTTTTGATGTCGGATGTAGAGAGAGTGCAGATCATAGTGGGTGGCAGAGATCAGGCGGCTGATAAAACACCCCTTTCATTGGAAATAGAATCTATTTGGATTAAACAATAG